The following proteins come from a genomic window of Leguminivora glycinivorella isolate SPB_JAAS2020 chromosome 6, LegGlyc_1.1, whole genome shotgun sequence:
- the LOC125227021 gene encoding uncharacterized abhydrolase domain-containing protein DDB_G0269086-like, whose amino-acid sequence MVLNNTEFETFEQQFLELVAEFESISVSEKHLRETVQTESTRAEAAEAARDAADRAAAEARHGAAAATAGAAHAAAALAKAQEELANVKTQMEIQDRQRTLFEERCADLSRQLSSVEREVQQLRPLQAAHGALQRQYSELQDRVRLANDDARSEASRLESELRRVERCASGGAEIRERARLAAAAHARERRRAAAELHHTASELRRANTEITRLNTLVAELQARLSATNLTDYSKAAVDPDKEALSVAKAALEAERAGSARLERALAAALADNAVLAASLHARDNSHANEDRQPPSSLPKEEDTKISPIDSFLAD is encoded by the exons ATGGTGTTAAACAACACGGAATTTGAGACATTTGAACAGCAGTTCCTGGAACTTGTTGCTGAGTTTGAATCTATTAGT GTGTCAGAAAAGCACTTGCGCGAAACAGTCCAAACAGAGTCGACGCGGGCGGAGGCGGCGGAGGCAGCTCGTGACGCCGCCGATCGCGCCGCGGCCGAGGCGAGGCACGGCGCCGCCGCTGCCACCGCGGGCGCCGcccacgccgccgccgcgctcGCCAAGGCTCAAGAGGAACTCGCTAATGTTAAAACGCAAATGGAAATACAA GATCGGCAGCGCACTCTCTTCGAAGAACGTTGCGCCGACTTGTCTCGTCAACTAAGCAGTGTGGAGCGAGAAGTGCAACAGCTGCGGCCGCTGCAGGCCGCGCACGGTGCGCTGCAGCGTCAGTACTCCGAGCTGCAGGACCGCGTGCGGCTCGCCAACGACGACGCTCGGAG CGAGGCGTCTCGGCTTGAGAGCGAGCTCCGAAGAGTAGAGCGGTGCGCAAGCGGCGGCGCCGAGATTCGCGAGCGCGCGCGACTTGCCGCCGCCGCGCACGCGCGGGAGCGCCGCCGAGCTGCAGCTGAGTTGCACCATACCGCTAGCGAGCTGAGGAGAGCCAACA CTGAAATAACTCGCCTCAACACACTAGTAGCAGAGCTCCAAGCCCGTTTATCAGCAACCAATCTAACGGATTACTCTAAAGCGGCAGTGGACCCCGACAAGGAAGCCCTGAGCGTGGCGAAGGCCGCGCTGGAGGCGGAGCGCGCCGGGTCGGCGCGGCTGGAGCGCGCGCTGGCCGCGGCGCTAGCCGACAACGCCGTACTCGCCGCGAGCCTGCATGCTAGGGATAATTCGCACGCTAATGAGGATCGACAACCGCCAAGTTCTTTGCCAAAGGAGGAAGATACTAAAATATCGCCTATTGATTCTTTCTTGGCAGATTAA